The Solirubrobacter pauli sequence ACGCGCGGCGCGGCGCACTCCAGGCGCGTGCCCTGCGCGATCGCGACGAGCGCGGCCTGCTGCTCGCGCGGGGCGACGATCAGCGGGACCTTGAACGCGGTGGCGTCGGCCGCCAGCGCCTTCAGCGCGGGCGTCTCGCTGCCGGGGCGGTAGAAGACCACCACGTACGCGTGGGTCGCGGCGTGCAAGGTGGCCGTCACGTCCAGGGCCGTCGTATGGAAGCCGAGCGCGGGCAGGTCCGCGCCCTGGCCGAGCCGGGCCTCGAAGGCCCGCTGGCGGCCCTGCTCGGCGGCGTCGAACACGAACGGGCCCGAGCTGCAGCCGGGCTGGGCGGCCGCCGGCTCGGCGCCGCCCACCCCGAGGGTCAGCACCCCCGCCGCGAGCAGCGCGACGAGCGCGGCGACGGCCGTCGCCAGTGCGCGCGGTGAGATGGGGGCGCCGGTCATCGCTCAGCGGTAGTCGACGTCGATCTCGACGCGACGGTTGAGGGAACGGCCGGCGTCGGTGGCGTTCGTCGCGCGCGGACGGGTCTCACCCGCGCTGGACGCGCTCCACTTGGCCTTGACGCCGAGCTTGCGCACGTAGCCGCAGACCGCCTCGGCGCGGCGCTGGCCGAGGTCCTTGTTGAGCTCCGGCGAGCCGACCGCGTCGGTGTGGCCGACGCACGTGAGGGCCTTGGCCTCCTTGAGCTGCGGAGCCAGCGCGCGGATGTAGCGGCGACCGCGCTCGCTGAGCTGGGCCGAGCCGGACGCGAACAGGCCGTCGCCGGGGACGACGAGCGTGCGCGACGGCAGCATGCGGGCGACCGTCTTCGCGCGCACGCGCGAATCACCCGTGGTGGCGTCGAGCTGGAACGACGTCTTGACGCCGCCGACGCGGTTGACCAGGGCGCGGCCGCGGGCGTTGAGCTTGACCTTGACGGCCACGCGCTCGCTCTTGCCGGTGCCGGTCGTCGTGCCGGTGCCGATCAGGATCTTCTTGCCGTCGACCGTGGCGTAGGCCTTGATGACGCACTTCTTGATCGCGGCGCCCGGGACGCGGCAGCCGAGCTGGGCCGAGTGGTTGGACGCGCTGACCGTGGAGGAGAGCACCGGCGTGGCCTTGGAGCCCTTGCCGCTGCGGGTGTCCACGTCGAGCTTGGCGTTGACGACCGTGAAGCGCTCGGTGACCACGGCGGAGACGTTGCCGGCCAGGTCGGTCTGCCGCACCTCGAAGGTGTGCTTGCCGAGCTTGAGCTTGTCGTAGGTGACGGGGCTCGTGCAGGGCGCGAACGCGCCACCGTCGAAACGGCATTCGAAGGTCGCGCCCGGCTCGCCGGTGAAGGTGAACTTCGCGCGCTTCTCGGAGGTCGCCGAGTCCGGGCCCGCGAGCACGGTCGGGGCGGCGGGAGCGGTGCCGTCGAGCGTGAAGCTCACCTGCGCCGGCTCGGAGCCGTTGCTGCGCACCTCGAACGTGTGCGTGCCGTCGGCCAGGCCGGTCGGCGTGAACGGGCTCGCGCAGGCGACCCACGCGCCGCCGTCGATCCGGCACTCGTAGCTGTCGCCGCCGGTGAACGTGAACGTCGCGGTGCGGGCGACGGCCGCCGGAGAGCCCGTGATCGTCGGCTTGACGGGCGCCGGGGCGCCGACCTTGATCTCGGTGTACGCGGCGCCGGTGAGCACGACGTCGGTGCTGTCGTCCTCGGCGTCGAGGTTGATGCCGAACGTGCCGGACACGCCGGCGGGCGGGTTGGCGACCAGCGTGCCGGTGGCCGGGTTGCCGGGCGTCGTGTTGACGGTCACCCACGACGGCAGCGTGCCGGTGGAGATCTTGACCGTGTCGCCGCCGTTCGGGTCGGTGGCCGTGAACGGGATCGTCAGCTGCCCGCCGTCCTTGACGCTGTAGCTCGCGTCGAGGCCGGTGATCGTCGGCGCGGCGTTGCTCGAGGCGACCTTGAGCAGCACGTCGCGCTCGGAGTAGTCGCCCTGCGCGTCGGTCG is a genomic window containing:
- a CDS encoding OmpA family protein; the protein is MSFSFSRLGIAVAAAATALLGGASPALASHLQGGSIFAEVTAAGQLKGSLTYAAIATCTVGQQSTQYVTVVSPTSQTASVSVPVVATRCITGSATYKGDFEVPLDTSTFNLGAPDGEYLAYWTSSARTAGILNLANSSSGAVRFETKVRKVAMQATAAPKFGSNVANGIGIGTEYVQNLNASDPDGGTVAYQTLTKPGDANGPDTDVITLSQTGRVSIPAATTATYTGGNLFIYKVRATDAQGDYSERDVLLKVASSNAAPTITGLDASYSVKDGGQLTIPFTATDPNGGDTVKISTGTLPSWVTVNTTPGNPATGTLVANPPAGVSGTFGINLDAEDDSTDVVLTGAAYTEIKVGAPAPVKPTITGSPAAVARTATFTFTGGDSYECRIDGGAWVACASPFTPTGLADGTHTFEVRSNGSEPAQVSFTLDGTAPAAPTVLAGPDSATSEKRAKFTFTGEPGATFECRFDGGAFAPCTSPVTYDKLKLGKHTFEVRQTDLAGNVSAVVTERFTVVNAKLDVDTRSGKGSKATPVLSSTVSASNHSAQLGCRVPGAAIKKCVIKAYATVDGKKILIGTGTTTGTGKSERVAVKVKLNARGRALVNRVGGVKTSFQLDATTGDSRVRAKTVARMLPSRTLVVPGDGLFASGSAQLSERGRRYIRALAPQLKEAKALTCVGHTDAVGSPELNKDLGQRRAEAVCGYVRKLGVKAKWSASSAGETRPRATNATDAGRSLNRRVEIDVDYR